A genomic stretch from Bosea sp. F3-2 includes:
- a CDS encoding helix-turn-helix transcriptional regulator: MNSEQCRVARTMMGWTIKQLSRKARVAQRTISDFETEGRVRPEIRNRILSLFVTNGIEFIQDDDGIGLKRRFNLDEYIFRFEERASRARLAELELPGIDATG; this comes from the coding sequence ATGAACAGCGAACAATGTCGCGTTGCGCGCACGATGATGGGCTGGACCATCAAACAGCTCAGCCGCAAAGCTCGAGTCGCTCAGAGGACAATTAGCGATTTTGAAACCGAAGGCCGTGTTCGACCAGAAATAAGAAACAGGATTCTATCGCTGTTTGTTACAAACGGGATCGAATTCATCCAGGATGACGACGGCATTGGTTTGAAACGTCGATTCAATCTGGACGAATATATTTTTCGCTTCGAGGAACGAGCCTCGCGCGCCCGACTTGCGGAGTTGGAGTTGCCTGGGATCGATGCCACCGGCTGA
- a CDS encoding porin: MKSFVSALGMATAAFAVVTGAGAADLPSRKSAPVEYVRICTAYGAGFFYIPGTDSCLRLSGRVRAEFTVGDSYGNAYDSYGTRARGRLNVDVRTQTAYGTLRTFFRYELTNSSNMYNGAIGGNQGFIVPGAARTSQTSTASNLDLAFVQFGPITAGRAQSFFDFYANDLGFSALRTSDSRLNLLAYTATFGSGYSATISLEDRTTGTGARDSFAVTTTSIANARVRTNADGTATLTTLDFGRTVPIGGQDFPDIVASLRVDQGWGSAQLSGAFRQNRVTALTYTQPGQDPSVVAGTRGGDDYGWAIQGGVKVNLPMLAAGDDLWLQAAYADGALGYIGYGGTAGIGRLPQISAADIGFDPLTGQVKNSTGFSLVAGLRHFWMPILRSELYGSYSELNLAHSARAAFYGDNAVVRSLNPKELIVAGNLIWSPVSGLDLGVEVVYSRVEYKSRVQSLNDLGVRVAGVGIKSDDSFAGRLRIQRDF, encoded by the coding sequence CCTTCGCCGTCGTCACCGGTGCCGGCGCTGCCGACCTTCCGTCGCGCAAGAGCGCGCCGGTCGAGTATGTGCGTATTTGCACGGCCTACGGCGCTGGCTTCTTCTACATCCCGGGCACAGACTCCTGCCTGCGCCTTTCCGGTCGTGTTCGCGCCGAGTTCACGGTTGGTGACAGTTACGGTAACGCGTACGACAGCTACGGCACTCGCGCTCGCGGCCGTCTGAACGTCGACGTTCGCACGCAGACCGCCTATGGCACCCTGCGCACGTTCTTCCGCTACGAGCTCACGAACAGCTCGAATATGTACAATGGCGCGATCGGCGGGAACCAGGGCTTCATCGTCCCGGGCGCGGCTCGTACGTCGCAGACCTCGACGGCATCGAACCTCGACCTGGCCTTCGTCCAGTTTGGTCCGATCACTGCCGGTCGCGCTCAGTCGTTCTTCGACTTTTATGCGAATGATCTTGGCTTTTCGGCGCTGCGAACCTCGGATAGCCGTCTGAACCTGTTGGCCTACACCGCCACCTTCGGTTCGGGCTACTCGGCGACGATTTCGTTGGAAGATCGTACGACCGGTACCGGCGCGCGTGACAGCTTCGCGGTCACGACCACGTCGATCGCCAACGCTCGCGTCCGTACCAATGCTGACGGCACTGCCACCCTCACCACGCTGGACTTCGGCCGCACGGTTCCGATCGGTGGTCAGGACTTCCCGGATATCGTCGCTTCGCTCCGCGTCGATCAGGGTTGGGGTAGCGCTCAGCTGTCGGGTGCCTTCCGTCAGAACCGCGTGACTGCGCTGACCTATACGCAGCCCGGTCAGGATCCGTCTGTCGTTGCCGGTACTCGTGGCGGTGACGATTACGGCTGGGCCATCCAGGGCGGCGTGAAGGTCAACCTGCCGATGCTTGCCGCCGGCGACGATCTGTGGCTGCAGGCCGCTTATGCGGACGGCGCGCTCGGCTACATCGGCTACGGCGGCACGGCGGGCATCGGCCGCCTCCCGCAGATCTCTGCGGCTGACATCGGCTTCGACCCGCTGACCGGCCAGGTCAAGAACTCGACGGGCTTCTCGCTCGTGGCCGGCCTGCGCCACTTCTGGATGCCAATCTTGCGTTCGGAGCTCTATGGTTCGTATAGCGAGCTGAACTTGGCTCACAGCGCCCGCGCTGCCTTCTACGGCGACAACGCGGTTGTCCGCTCGCTCAATCCGAAGGAGCTCATCGTCGCTGGCAACCTGATCTGGTCGCCGGTGTCGGGCCTGGACCTCGGTGTCGAGGTCGTCTACTCCCGCGTCGAGTACAAGTCGCGCGTTCAGAGCCTGAACGACCTCGGCGTTCGCGTCGCTGGTGTCGGCATCAAGTCGGATGACTCGTTCGCCGGCCGTCTGCGCATCCAGCGCGACTTCTGA